The sequence TGTTAACAGCAGGCATGTTGTCATCATTTGCAAACTGCATCCGATTTGAGTTAATACGCTTGAATTGTTTCTCAAAGTGCACAAATGCAGCCTCTTCGACATCCATGGGACACTCGTTCCATACACCATCAATGATGAGACCCCGAATATTTCTTCTAGCATCCCTTCTTCTAATGAACGAGTGAAAAAATTTGGTGTTTTCATCCTCATCAACCATCCACTTGGCCCTAGACTTTTGCTTTGCCATGTTAGATTTAATTTATTTCCTTGGCAATCCACTTTCTTCTAACATCCATCCAATTGGTTCGTTCATCACTTGTTAGTTGTCTGCTTTCGGCAATTATTTCCCATTTGGTTGCTTCGCTCATTGACTCGTTGATTTCTACTTCAAGATTACCAAGAGCTGTCTGACTAAATTCTTTCAAGGCCATTTTAACactcttcaatttttttttttcgaaatataCAATCTGCACGTGTGCCTTCAAACTTCTGATCCCAACAATCCTTAATAATTTTAGCCAAACCTTCCAAATCTAGCCATTCATCAAACACCTTTATCGGTTTAAGACCGTAGTCTATGGACATATCCCGCAACACAATAGGATAATGATCGGACAATTTACGTTCTAAAGCCATCACCGAGATGTCCCCCCAAGATTGTCTAAATTTCTCCGAGACCAAGAACCGATCCAATTTGCTAAACTTAATGCAGTTATCACATATCCTCGTGAATCTTTTACCTCCCATCGAAACATCAATAAGGTTAGTCTTATCAATAAACTCATTGAACCAAGTTGCCCTTCCTTCCACAAATTCGCAGTTTTGTCTTTCAGTTTTATCCTTAACCTCATTGTAATCACCACAGAGTACCCAGTCCACGTCATATGTACATACAAAGTTTTCAAGACTCGACCACATTTTTGCTTATTAGAATCGTTATAGGAGTCGTAGACATTAAAAATAATTAACTCAACATTCTTTCCCGCTCATTTACCCCTAACAACAATGAAAAAAATTGTCAAAATACGTTTGCTCGGCCAAAAAACAGTTAGAGTCCCAAACCAATAGCATACCCCCCGATTTCTCGATTttctcattttaaatgaattcaaaatcttggGAGCCCCAAATCAGACTCACACACTTTCTATCAATGGTATTACACTTTGTTTCTTGAAGAGCTACAATCACAGGCTTTTCTCGAGCTAAGAGTTTTCGACAATCACCTATTTTACTCTCTTTACCCGACCCAAACCCCCGAATATCGAAGGACATAATCTTCACTAAAAAGAACAGTAAACGAACTAAAATAGGAAGAGAAAGGGTTAGACCTTTTCATCCACCCACTTTAGACACATCTGTTTAGCAAAGTCATCAAGGTGCACACTATTATCCGAGTATTCACCACTGATTCCTCCATAACCTGCCATAGAATTGGACTTAGATTGCTTCGATCTTCTACTGCCTTTGTCCTTTCGATTGAGCTTCGACTTCGAGCTTTTCTGCTTTGATCTCGTGAAACATTTAGCCTTCATAAATAGTGTTGAGGCTATCAAATTATTAAACTCTCTGAGGTTCATGTTTTGTGAAGATTCTCTGCCTTTACTAGCTAGTTCAATGTTAACACCATCGTGACACAAACCAGCTGTGAACATCGATTCAATCCCATCAACTTCGTCTCCACTGTTATTAGATTCACCTTCATCCTCACAAGGGGGGTATTGGATTTATGCTCACACCGTCATCGACTGTATCGCTTAGATTAATTGCAACCTTGACCGACTGATTAATATCTTTAGCTAGACCAGGTTTAGCCAATAGTTCAGGTCCGGTTTCATTAACCAACGTGGGATCACAATCAATGATGTTACTAGACTTCCCTTTGTCTTTATTAGGCTTAATGCCTGGCCCAACTGGAGACATAGTTTCACCATCTTTATTGGGCTTAACCTTAACATTAATGGGTCTAGTGTTTGGCCCAAGAGGAGAATTACCAGCTTTTTCGTTAGTGGGCTTAGAGCATGGCCCAATAGGAGAATTAGTTCCACCACCCTCTTCGTTCAAATTTGAATTAACCCTATTATCAAACTCGCCGTTTTTACCAGTTCTCTTGTCAGAGACGTTTGGGTTTCCCATACTCTTGGACTCCACCCTTGTGTTACCAATGTCATCATTATCTTTAGTTTCTTTCCCAACAGATACATCATTAACGACCGTTTCCATATTCCCCATACATATAGACCCCTCATCTTCCACCGCCATATCCGGGACTAATTTTCCAGCCAAATCCCCGTCTGCGATTGGAGTGGAATGATTATCATCTTCGTTGTCATCTGACCTAGAGCTGGATGCATCATCATTGGATTTGATTTCTCCTTCTTTCCATTCACTAACACTAGGATCCTCCATGTCCAATTCAATTATATCACCAATTTCCTCAATTGCTTTGACGTAAAATAAACTCGTTCCTGCTTTTAGTTTGATTATTTCATTGATAAGTTTGTTACCCCATACCTTAACAAGGACACGACCTGCAATTAGGTTTTGGTTCCCGATCAGAGTGCATTTACTGGTTTCAAGGATTTGACCCCACCACATCGCTATTTTCCGAAATGTATTATCCAACCAGTAGATAACCGGAACCCCCATAATGTTGACCCAAGTGAGTCTGTCTGCAGGTTTTCCAGGATTGTTCCCTGCTCTGATGTTGTCCAACCAGTTTCTTAAGAAATGGTTGTTATCCTTGTTAGCTATCTCCTTAGCTGTAGCGACATTTTCAAAAACAATCATAATTTCGGTGCCTCCTAGGTACTTTATCTCGTAATTACTAAATCCCTCACCATCACACAGTGACCGCATGTTTTCCACGTATTCAAGTTTCTTCGCATCGCCAATGATCGCCTTATCCAGGAGACATTTGTTATCTTCAGTGTTTAGAATCGCTGTTCTTTCTTGGATTAACTCCTCCTCATTACTCCTTTTTCTTATTGAGGATTTCATCCCTTAGGTCATATGAATGTTTATCACGAACGACATCACTAAACCTTCTTCCATCTCTCAATGACCTTGGAGAAACTGCCTCGTTGTTACCTGCTGGACTTTACTTCCTGGTGTTATTTTCAGTCGCCGGTTTAGTTCCTTCTTCCCCCTTGTTTCCTTTATCCTTCGCCTTGTAGATTAAGAGTTTTTGCTCATCGATCCTAATCTCCCTCAGTCTGGATAAAAGTTTATCTTCATCAGCAACTTCAGCAAATCTAACGAACGCGAATCGATGCCCATTTCTTAATCTTTTTTGGACCATGTACACATCTCTCACCCCATCCGTAATTTTTTAAACATTTTCCACAAGTTTACAGTTTTCCAATCCTCGAGAAAATTGTAGAGCATGAACGATTTCCATTACTTTTCGGTTTGACGTCAGTTGTAGTTCCCTTCGTTCCCACTATTAGATTTCCTAGCTCCTACTGTGCTCGCCGTCGTGTTAATCCTCCCATCTCTCGAGTTTTTTTTTTCTAACTTCTACCCAAGGGTTttcacacacactctctctctagattctctcTCATTCTCTCACCTTGTGGTTTAAAAAGAAGCTTATAACGtgaacaatttattattattattattattgttgttgttgttgttgttgttgttattattaaaaaaactGAATAAATAAGGAATAAAATCTTCAAAAAAagtcaataaaataaaaataacaattgaATTTACCAATTGATTTAAATTTTAGTTCAGCAAAAATTCATTTGTATtctaaagatataaatataaaattaataattataaatatatgtagTAAGCAAATAATGGACAATTAAGTAAtttctttataaaaaaataaaaaaaaataaaaaatactacTAAATTAAAAACCCCTAAATGCACGTGATATTGGTCTTTTATGACCTCCAAATTGTAACAAATAGAATTACAGATTCATTTTAGGTTTCTATCAAGAAGAGTTTGAGTGTTCGGTGACTTCATCAAAGACGCTTAAGCTTTTTGTCTCTTTTCTTTTATTGTTTAGATACATCTTAATCTCCCGTTCGTCAGCTAGATTGGATGTCATCTCTTAGTTTTTTTCTTTTAGTCATGTCTTATGTGCTTTTTGGGCTTCGTCTTTGTTGTTGGTTGTGCGAGCTTTGTGTAGGTTTGTTTAGTTTTGCTCGGGTTTCATGGTTGTATGTTTGAGGGAGGATTCATTTTGCTGATGATCCACtttgtttattataaaaatttatcCGTTTTTTAGCTGGAAAAAAAGGATTACAGATTCATGTGTTCAGAGAGATTTTTATCTTAGAACGTTGTACACAATTACATATTACATACCATATAACAAACGTTGTACACAATTACCAATCCAAAAAATAGAGAATACAGAAATATAAAACAACAACCTCGGAATGAAGTTCAGGGACCAAACGCCTGATTTCATGTAAAGCACAGGGACCAACGACACAATTTTCTCTTAACTTTACATTTTACTTTTGAATCTTAGGGCGTGTTTGGACGAACGTAGCTGGAGCTGTAGCTTATAGCTgaagctggagctggagctggagcttatgagcaggagctggagctggagcttatttttgaagctggtagctgaagcttattattttttaataaatgtTTGATAAACTAGCTGGAGTTTATTTTTCAGtttataagctctactttttttcataagctactacaagtagcttattttttcagagcttatgattttcataagctatacgttttttgtctaccaaacgaagcttacgacttgaagcttattaaaatcataagcttaagcttccataagctccaataagctacgcgccaaacacacccttataaggaaataactatgatatattgcaataaaacatgtatatctaacaatataaacatacaaattacatattaaatttttcataatatatgttaaatagtaaatttaacaaattgtGTTATATCTTCTACAAAGATTACACTTTCTTGAggatagattttaattatgtcatgttatatttatttttgctatATAACTTTTTTGTTTATAATTTAAAGTagaaaatattataatatttttttaatatccaatggatatccattaacccgcttaattcaatatatatatatatatatatatatatatatatatatatatatatatatatatatatatatatgaaaatatatatggatGAACGAaaattaaatgaatatgaatatgacatTACTCGCTTCATATACAATCTTTTGCCGTCTCTAGTATTGACTATTGAATAAGGAGTTCTTTTAGGATAAGGGATAGTAGTGTAATTTGAGTTTATGAATGACGTATTACATTTGTAAGTTACGTTTGCATTCAAGGGCGGTTGTTTTTGACATCTAAATTTTTTTAAATTTGAGTAATAGAATTTTAATTTTGTTatacagtacaacaacaacaacaacaatacccaatctcaCAAAAGTGGGGTATGGGATTATACAGTAATAGATAATAAATAAAAAAGAGATATCTTAAAACCAAATCAACTCAAGAAAATTAGACCCTTAAGATCTTTTAATCTTATTGTCGATGTCGATAATGACAAGGAACTATTACACGTGAAACCATCTAATTAAGTAGGCTCGACATATTTTCATTACCCATGATGTTAAGATAACCAAAGATTGTGATGTCGACTCTTTTATGAAAGTTGGTTGCTATTTGTTTTAtagaagaaataaaataaaaaaggatATTCGAAAAAGAGACTTCATTGAATAAGTCTTAGAAGTTGAGGGGTTACAAAGAAACTATTTGTcctttataaataaaaaaatatagtggAATCAAACAAAAAGTACTAATTGGCTGTTTTCCTGCAACTCTTTTTCTAGCTACAACACACAAAAATAAATGGGGGCTCTGGATCATCTTTCAAACATGCTCGATTGCTCAACCGGAAGGCACAAAAGATACAAAAACAACAAACAGTTGCAGGTAACTAGAATTATCTCTCATTGTTTATTCTAAGCTTTAATTATTTACTTTGATCAAGTTATTTAGCTAGGTTTTTATGTACAGCTTTCTATGTATTGTGTGCTAATTaaactgcttaaaacatttatgcGTTTGATTAATTGATACGGTAAGTATTATTAGGAATGAGATTGAGGGAATGTATTCATTTTCATTaatgtttagtaaatgggtgtgattttaAGAAATGGTATCAATTATCAAATCCACCAGCATAAACATTTTCTAACAAATAAAGTGATGGGTTTGAAATTTCATTCCTATTTCCAATAGAAACTCAAATCATTCAAACTAAACAAATTTTATACTCCGTAACAAATAAGGTGAAGAGTTTGAAATacaggatgataataataacaacagtACTCTGTAACAACATAGAAATAATGGAGTACCATTTATAACAACAAAAAATAATACGCAATAATAGTAGTAGTGAGAGCATATTAACATTGAGAGTTGTACTAAATACAAAGGACAATAGTATACGGCGTGCATATAATAGTATAAAGATAtggaagtatatatacatatacttctaCTCCATATCTTTTCATACTACTGTACTAAAAAACACTCAAATTAGAAATTAGAAATAACATTAATCTAACTATAACAGATTAACTATTGTTGTTGTAACTATAACACATTAACACCCTCATATAAAAATATCTGTCGCCTGAAAACCCCCCTCTACATTAATCATACTTATACTAAGCCCTTATATATACATGTATTTCCAACTAAGATCCCATTATTCATTTATTTACTACTTAAAGAACACTTTATTAGTagaataaaatgtataaatatctctACTTCTCTAAATACACTGATTATACCAATTTATATAATAACACTTTACTCATATATATCAACCTCAAACCTTTCAAATTCCAAAATCTGAATTCAAATGTGCTGATTGAACTTGGTTATGAACGAGAATAATatatttgataattattttcataGAACTTTATGAATAatgtaaaattaatgtattaacatttctattgaatatgtaaaataatataattgTTTAAGAAGTATTTCAGATATAATTTAAAAATGATAGTGTAATAGTGTAATAAGTGTATTAAAGAAAAATATAGATGCCGAATGGTTATAAGAATAATAATTCAATAATTTAACATTAATTGGACTCATTATCATTTCAATTAAAACCAATCAAACTCACTTTTAAACACCCCTAACTTTTGGCTATGATAGTGCTCCCAACAACTATAGATATTTTGATATCTTGTAGGCCCACATTTCCTAAGGGTAAGTATACTATTTTTGTGAGGGGTCATATCCAAGTTTTACTTCTTTCTTTTTAAACGTAAAAAGATTCGGTCGACATACACCCGATAAATAACCAAAATTATTTTTTATGTCATCATAAATAATTAGAGTAGAGTACTAGACCCTTCCTATTAAATTTTACTGTCCACAAAGAAAttcaaatcttattattattattattattattattattgggagAGTGATTCGTACCCCACCTGCTTTTAGCTATACACCACCAaaaatgctttacagtgttgtactgtacaacactataAAACATATTTAGTGGTGTACGGCTAAAAATAGGTGGTGTATGAATCAACACCCTTATTATTGTGTTTAATGTTATTATGTCACACTACCGTGTGTTTCATCTGTTAATTTGTTGATTTTAACAAGAGTAGAATTTGTTAATCATATTTAGACTGTTGAGATCAGAGTGAAGATTGATTGCGAAGGATGTGAACGCAAGGTACGAAGATCGGTTGAAGGAATGAAAGGTGTGCAATCCGTTAGCATCGAACCAAAGCAACATAAGCTAACCGTCATTGGATATGTTGAGCCACACAAGGTTGTGTCTCGTGTGGCTCATCGAACAGGCAAGAAAGCCGAACTCTGGCCCTACATGCCATACGACATTGTTGAACACCCTTACGCTCAAGGTGTCTATGACAAAAAGGCACCTGCTGGGTACGTGCGATATTCTCAAGACCCGTCCATGAACCACTTGGCTCGTGCTAATTCGACAGAGGTTCGCTATACCACCGCTTTTAGTGATGAAAATACAGGTGCATGTGCTATCATGTAAAGTGGCATATGTTTATAACATGTTTAGACTACCTCTTTGAGCCTATGTTGTTAGTGCATATTTGTAATTTCTAGTTCTTTGAACGTTATCTTGTACCTAAGTCATGTAATATTGAACTTTGTATTGGGAATCGTGACTGTTGAATGTTTGATATTGTGCGTGAATGTGTTAATCAATAGTTAAACTGACCAGACAGTCGATCGACTGACAGAGTTAGTCGACCGACTGAAGACACTGTCGGTCAACAGTGCAAGGTCGGTGTAAGTTGATCTTCGATCGACTAAACACGACAGTCAACCAACTGTCGCTGCAGAAGTATATATACGGGATTTGTGGTTCATTGATAGTTTACACACTCCCACATAACCCTAGCCGATTGTTATCGTTTGTAATCGTTCCCAGACCTCTATCCCATGGAATAATACCTTTTAGGCATCGTTCTAATCTAGATTAAGGTCTATGTTCGGCTAATTCGGTCCTGTGAACAAACCGTTATTCGATTGAGTCTAGGTCTAGTGTTTTCCGCCTCTAGATAGAGTCTAGATTGATTATAAGGTCCAGATATTTTGTCTACATATGTTATTCTAAGTATGGATATAGTTAATAGTTAATACTATTAATTAGTCTACATATATTGTAATATAAGAATTGCTCTTGCACTTTAAATTTGGTTATATTTGTGTACATTGGCCTTTAGTCCTTTCCACTAACAATATAATATATTGATTTACAAAGAGGTTATGTTTCAAGTTGCGGGTGCAagaataaaaagtaaaaaaatttgTACACTTTAACTTATATGACTAAGAATATAACATAAAAACATTagaacatacatatatgtatacaaagAATCAGATTATTCAATATCATTGTCTGAAAATGATTTATCAAATCCTGAAAAGATTTTGAGTGCATTATAATTTAAAATTGGTTGTATGTTGTATTCAGTTCTATTCTTGTCTTTATCTGACTGATACAAGTATCTTTATAGTTGAAATAGTAGTTGGAAATTTTTAGAAACAAAAATGCAAGATGCACCACCAGTGATAACGAGGGACCACACCATTGATAAGTTTATGGACTTTAAGCCAAACTTTTGTGAAAGAGACAGATCAAATTAAAATTTGAGAATCATTTCAGTTTTGAAAGTAGTATTTCACTAATACTGTATGCCTAAAGTTAAAAGATCTTACTTTGTTATCAGTATATCTCACTTTTTAAGTTTTAACCCTCTTGAAAGGAACACTTTATCAATTTTGTTCTCATATTGAGTGGAAACCTTTTTTTTCTTTCCCTTTTTTTAACAAAAATAACGAAAACTTATATAAATAAGAACACGTTTTTAAAAAGAAAACGAACAAAAGATACAAGAAAGAACTTGATAAGGCTTGTacctaatgataccgcaacccgcatgcgcacctcatatgcatgcgggcgcttaatagtgtgcgtatacgtgtgcttgtgtgcgctatgcggtatgcggattgtatctgattcctttgttctcggtacagcggttgcttagctgtcaagtaaatatcttttccataattatatccgtgattcgggggagtcagttatggatgaggttattatgatctgggacggttctagaattagggtttgcctataaatacaaaccataATCATCACCTACGAGACACAGCATATTACGTAACCATCACCTACGATACAAAAGCATCATtcggcatcttttcaaggttaacaggttagtctttcgtaagctagtacctacgaccttatttggggcctcttgatcgacgaccgttatcggaggtggactaaatcacttggccaccccgccgacatcatcatgtcggccaggattattcacggtagccggaccggagagccacgttctaagatccttaaacccctctacgtattgagcaggcatatttaaccctatggtaaaaatatgcatgatcaagtggtgctttcatcgagagtcgaattaattcaagactgtttaattgctttttcttttaaggttttgaattgtatgactcgttatttacaaaatttttgaattttttttctttaacagtgtcatgacttccgaggaatcatcggaacatacccaaacagatattcaaaacgcaccgtctggtagtcaacagacaccggttatgactacggaggcggctattcaggcggggtacacgatgtaccctccacctatatccggcgaatcctttcagaggtacaagccgatatattcagacgggattacaccgccaagagcaaactcaccagtcacaaccacgcggctggacttttcgtcagtggatccaagggtcatcttggcaagcactagcggtggaacaacggggccgcatgtggtttgctgcggccaggtacctatttacagtaccactgtttcaatacctctgcatacgcagagcattcaacagaattcgtcatttacaccgttgcaaccttggcaaccaccccgcccagtttcacaatttttaactcctgcggatgcgcaggcgttacttaatagttgggggtttggtgtcatcccagatgcactctcattgggcgccgataacagcacagcgcatacagttgggcttttaagtgtgtatcctcaggtttcgcagatatccgcgccacaggtttcgcttcctttacaaccacctgtgtactctgcgtcttcaagttatccctcttttctaacgcagcagccttggttatatccgcagacgcagggtcaaccttggcaaaatgttcaagggcaggcaaatcttgcaagtcaattcatgcaggccgcacctcctgatatggttcacttattttcacaacctgactttgttcaggacatgatgaagcatt comes from Rutidosis leptorrhynchoides isolate AG116_Rl617_1_P2 chromosome 4, CSIRO_AGI_Rlap_v1, whole genome shotgun sequence and encodes:
- the LOC139845105 gene encoding heavy metal-associated isoprenylated plant protein 26-like, whose product is MGALDHLSNMLDCSTGRHKRYKNNKQLQTVEIRVKIDCEGCERKVRRSVEGMKGVQSVSIEPKQHKLTVIGYVEPHKVVSRVAHRTGKKAELWPYMPYDIVEHPYAQGVYDKKAPAGYVRYSQDPSMNHLARANSTEVRYTTAFSDENTGACAIM
- the LOC139842633 gene encoding uncharacterized protein, translating into MWSSLENFVCTYDVDWVLCGDYNEVKDKTERQNCEFVEGRATWFNEFIDKTNLIDVSMGGKRFTRICDNCIKFSKLDRFLVSEKFRQSWGDISVMALERKLSDHYPIVLRDMSIDYGLKPIKVFDEWLDLEGLAKIIKDCWDQKFEGTRADCIFRKKKIEEC